A window of the Haloquadratum walsbyi C23 genome harbors these coding sequences:
- a CDS encoding BGTF surface domain-containing protein: MSNHNYGRAVVLFIILCLVVGNWYVIGSGSASTTNQSSITLDRNLYYENDNIRVTLDDANLSTDTNYIVNIGSDTENPILREEALPSSVSVYTTNHPVSNRNNDAVLNQSDFDYQYTGFASNSIESVQVNLDNTVTISFTGETSGFDDITYDQGETVTLSHAGDTTFTGTIDVSQTDALGTLNAGDGDAITVRYYDVNAQEHRTDNASFSAELSPTATPTLTPTQTPTPTPTPTPTPTPTPTPTPTPTPTPTPTPTPTPTPTPTPTPTPTPTPTPTPIPTPIPTPTPTPTPTPTPTPTPTPTPTPTPTPTPTPTPTPSPATSTSDSGGGDNTDTDDDSAGDSTSEGTATPTPETPRASTSRLEAGVATGIHADNTTQVQSDVESIIELPMNAPIVSARSDNPIVLGADLVVRINEENVTETFRLLQNGAETGQILLTTSARLNPTDELLVDLAAVQNTTTDETIDASEHTVRLIEQVAFMRNARTEIIESTNSHPVAVLTGTVGSDDVTQIITVIGEDGVTLEKIQTGAGSQFAVFNPSNHELGEYTLKSNQGGETTLNLKSLELTATVDETTAILTQGLSGRVTAAVNTSRDITLALTDETETTVMNTTAEIRPDGIGSFIFEPASLSTLTPGAYTVVGTDIETGVQTQSDIVNLQRNTNATATFTRSIHTGTRGGTVSIPIRVGVNQTATVRIRKSSDTNADNSDNEYAHSTAVIHDRNGDGIITPRINTYAANQQALDDDTAGSVFIIGDETETRARTGDGNISESNIDTDIILSEDIGYDTADATETAVESELILSSGQHKLTVWNYTHGMRHPNDTATLQLNPPTIERFRSYTAPAGTQTRTLTGLNTITETNQSISSEIVAQGDTIIYELIASGLSGRLESAETSPAQAFRALVSDPDDSYRVSIAMRTDAKTNLENSSINIQSSEDIWVVTDSANDTYYLGMRVPSDIDQKPLSMGNTTESNSTIESDYPQKELLTTVSLHNYLTESNSTTKQILTNVLPGHVQIDSGLSVLPAPQQSITGTTTVAPGTQISIHLRSNNSQSAFNQTVTATVGSTRTWEMLINASSMTPDTSFTLQSIDTRSGVETIEGYAIGYVRTDAQSRETPNETTADTKSSTGGGGGGRIASVISRLFGDDVDDGRGQGQSEEKTPSQSETERTTEETTLGNPQAVVGNLADAVLGTVVENVVRSSLLGRLSRPAAIAVGALLTIAVAFLYRRH; the protein is encoded by the coding sequence ATGTCAAATCATAACTACGGACGCGCGGTTGTACTGTTCATTATCCTCTGTCTTGTTGTAGGAAATTGGTATGTAATTGGCAGCGGTTCAGCCTCAACAACAAATCAAAGCAGTATCACGCTTGATAGAAATCTCTACTATGAAAATGATAATATCCGTGTCACGCTTGATGATGCTAATTTGTCGACGGATACGAATTATATTGTAAATATCGGGTCTGATACTGAAAACCCCATACTTAGAGAAGAAGCTTTACCATCGAGTGTCAGTGTTTACACGACTAATCATCCAGTTTCGAATAGGAACAACGATGCCGTGCTGAACCAGAGTGATTTTGATTATCAATATACTGGATTTGCATCAAATTCCATTGAATCTGTCCAAGTAAACCTAGATAATACCGTTACAATATCGTTTACTGGGGAGACAAGCGGTTTTGATGATATAACATATGACCAAGGAGAAACTGTTACTCTATCACACGCTGGCGACACAACGTTCACCGGGACAATTGATGTTAGTCAGACAGATGCGCTCGGAACACTCAACGCAGGAGATGGGGATGCGATCACTGTCCGGTATTACGATGTGAATGCACAGGAACACCGAACAGATAACGCGTCATTTAGCGCGGAACTCTCACCAACAGCAACCCCAACTCTGACACCCACACAAACACCGACTCCAACTCCGACACCGACGCCGACACCAACACCGACGCCGACACCAACACCGACGCCGACACCAACACCGACGCCAACACCAACTCCGACACCGACGCCAACACCAACTCCGACGCCGACACCAACACCGACGCCAACACCAACTCCGATTCCGACTCCGATTCCGACTCCGACGCCAACTCCGACACCGACTCCGACACCAACTCCGACACCGACGCCAACCCCAACTCCGACTCCAACGCCAACACCAACCCCGACACCGACACCGTCTCCAGCGACATCGACTAGTGACAGCGGAGGGGGTGATAACACCGATACCGATGATGACTCGGCGGGAGATTCAACAAGTGAGGGTACAGCGACACCTACTCCGGAGACACCGCGAGCATCAACGTCGCGTCTTGAGGCTGGAGTCGCAACCGGGATTCATGCGGATAACACCACTCAGGTTCAGAGTGACGTTGAGAGTATTATTGAACTGCCGATGAACGCACCAATCGTGAGTGCTCGCAGTGATAACCCGATTGTGCTTGGTGCTGACCTTGTTGTTCGCATCAATGAAGAAAATGTCACAGAGACGTTTCGTCTCCTGCAAAACGGGGCAGAAACCGGACAGATACTGCTTACAACATCAGCGCGGTTGAACCCAACAGATGAGCTTTTGGTTGACCTTGCTGCAGTGCAGAATACAACAACTGATGAGACAATCGATGCGAGTGAACATACCGTTCGTTTGATCGAGCAGGTTGCTTTTATGCGGAATGCGCGGACGGAAATAATCGAATCAACCAACTCACATCCAGTGGCTGTACTCACGGGAACAGTTGGATCAGATGACGTCACACAGATAATCACTGTCATTGGAGAGGACGGAGTCACACTCGAGAAAATTCAAACGGGGGCAGGAAGCCAATTTGCCGTGTTTAACCCGAGTAATCACGAACTCGGAGAATATACACTCAAATCTAATCAAGGAGGTGAGACGACTCTTAATCTTAAATCACTGGAACTCACTGCGACAGTCGATGAAACAACGGCTATACTCACACAGGGACTGAGTGGACGTGTCACCGCCGCTGTTAATACATCACGAGATATCACACTCGCGCTTACTGATGAAACTGAAACAACTGTTATGAACACAACCGCAGAGATTCGTCCAGATGGGATTGGGTCATTTATATTTGAACCTGCATCATTGTCCACTCTCACACCGGGAGCGTACACAGTCGTCGGAACGGATATCGAAACCGGGGTGCAGACACAAAGCGATATAGTAAATCTTCAGAGAAATACAAACGCGACTGCAACATTCACACGGTCGATACATACTGGCACGCGCGGTGGCACCGTCTCAATCCCAATTCGGGTTGGTGTAAATCAGACAGCCACAGTGAGAATCAGAAAGAGTAGTGATACTAATGCTGACAATAGCGATAATGAGTATGCACATTCGACTGCAGTCATTCATGATCGAAACGGGGATGGCATCATTACACCCCGAATCAACACATACGCTGCGAATCAACAAGCGCTTGATGATGACACCGCTGGGTCGGTGTTTATCATTGGGGATGAAACTGAGACACGAGCGAGAACGGGGGATGGGAACATATCCGAATCAAATATTGATACCGATATTATCCTGAGTGAGGATATAGGATACGATACCGCAGATGCGACTGAGACAGCCGTGGAGTCGGAATTGATATTGTCGTCTGGACAACACAAACTCACAGTCTGGAATTACACTCATGGAATGAGACATCCAAATGATACCGCGACACTACAACTGAATCCACCGACAATCGAACGATTTCGATCGTACACTGCTCCTGCCGGGACACAGACGAGGACACTCACAGGATTGAATACTATAACTGAGACAAATCAATCAATATCGAGTGAAATCGTTGCTCAGGGTGATACTATTATATATGAACTCATTGCTAGTGGACTGAGCGGGCGTCTTGAGAGTGCTGAAACATCACCGGCGCAAGCATTTCGTGCGCTGGTGAGTGACCCTGATGATTCATATCGAGTTAGTATTGCGATGCGAACGGATGCAAAAACGAATCTGGAGAACTCATCAATCAACATTCAATCGAGTGAAGACATATGGGTAGTTACCGACAGTGCGAATGATACCTATTATCTTGGAATGAGGGTCCCATCTGATATCGATCAAAAGCCCCTCTCGATGGGGAATACAACAGAATCAAATTCAACTATTGAATCAGACTATCCTCAAAAGGAACTACTCACGACAGTCTCCCTACATAATTACCTGACAGAATCAAATTCAACAACAAAGCAAATACTCACAAACGTTCTTCCAGGGCACGTACAGATTGACTCTGGACTCTCTGTTCTGCCGGCACCACAGCAGTCGATTACCGGAACAACGACCGTTGCACCGGGAACACAAATATCGATTCACCTTCGCTCCAATAATTCACAATCTGCGTTCAATCAAACGGTCACTGCGACTGTTGGGAGTACTCGTACCTGGGAGATGCTCATCAACGCTTCTTCGATGACACCTGATACGTCATTTACCCTCCAATCGATTGATACACGCTCGGGGGTCGAAACGATCGAAGGCTACGCTATCGGATATGTTCGAACGGATGCGCAGTCAAGAGAAACGCCGAATGAAACCACCGCCGATACAAAGAGCAGCACGGGTGGCGGTGGTGGTGGACGAATTGCCAGTGTGATATCCAGATTATTTGGTGATGATGTTGATGATGGGCGAGGACAGGGGCAATCTGAAGAGAAAACCCCGTCTCAATCAGAAACAGAGCGTACAACAGAAGAGACGACTCTGGGGAATCCACAGGCTGTCGTCGGCAATCTCGCAGACGCTGTCCTTGGAACGGTCGTTGAAAATGTTGTTAGGTCATCATTG